One part of the Neoarius graeffei isolate fNeoGra1 chromosome 2, fNeoGra1.pri, whole genome shotgun sequence genome encodes these proteins:
- the LOC132878400 gene encoding stonustoxin subunit beta-like: protein MFTLFSLFFSFILDFCYLTLDPNTAHRDLVLSEKNRAVRGSGREQRYSDHPERFDSCWQVLCKESVCGRCYWEVEWSGADGVSISVSYKDISRKGQGDECGFGFNNQSWSLWCCSSFLSFWQNSIVTDLRVPSASRIGVYVDHSAGTLSFYSISDTMKLLHRVHITFTQTLYAGFGVPWSSVSTVRLCDPE from the coding sequence atgttcacattgttcagtttgtttttctcttttattttagatttctgttatctgactctggatcccaacacggcacatcgtGACCtcgttctgtctgagaagaacagagcagtGAGAGGCAGTGGgagagagcagcgttactctgatcatccagagagatttgattcctgctggcaggtgttgtgtaaggagagtgtgtgtggacgctgttactgggaggtggagtggagcggtgCTGATGGTGTCTCCATATCAGTCTCGtataaagacatcagcaggaaaggacaGGGTGATGAGTGTGGGTTTGGattcaacaatcagtcctggagtctgtggtgttgttcttcttttctctctttctgGCAGAACAGCATTGtgactgatctcagagttccatcagcctccagaataggagtgtatgtggatcacagtgcaggaactctgtccttctacagcatctctgacacgatgaagctcctccacagagtccacatcacattcactcagactctatacgctgggtttgggGTCCCCTGGTCTTCTGTttctacagtgagattgtgtgatccagaataa